AACAACATACTTTTAATATTCTCTTTTGTTACTAATTCCATCATATCATAAGTGGCTTGAAAATTGTTATTAGATACATAAACAACATCAGGTGTTCGAGATTCTCCAAAAACTATAAAAGGCATATTATTTTTCTGTAAATAATTAATCCGAATATCGTCTTTACTTTCATAAAATACTATTACTCCATCTATTAAGCTTCCTGTACTTGAAATTATTGAATTCCTAATCGTATCTTCTTCACCAAAGTATTCAACAATAGCGTTTACACCAAACTCTTTACAAGTTTGTAGAACTCTATCTAGTAAAGTTTGAAACCAAATCAAGGGAAAAGAATCAATCTTTTTAACGGAAATCAAAATGTTTGTAGTTTCTTTCTTAGTCAAATTTTTTGCATATGCATTTGGAACATACGACAACTCATCAATGACTTTTTGAATAGCTCGATAAGTTTCTTCTTTTACCTTTTCACCACCGTTAATAACACGTGAAACAGTTTTTGGAGAAAAACCTGATAAATGCGCAATATCATAAATAGTTACCTTTTTATCGTTTAAATTTTTCACTTTAGTCCTCCATTTATGATTTATCTAATTTTATTATACAATATTTACTTTTTTTAACAAGAGAATTTAGTAAAATATTTTAATGTATCTTAACAAAACTTTAATTTCAAAATTTTCTATTTTATACTCTATTCTTCCGATTCAAAAAAATAACATTGACAATTAAAATTTTTATTCTTTACAATTTTTTCTACTTCACAACTGATAAACTTGTATGAAAATAACTTACCACGAAAATA
Above is a window of Streptococcus oralis subsp. dentisani DNA encoding:
- a CDS encoding LacI family DNA-binding transcriptional regulator encodes the protein MKNLNDKKVTIYDIAHLSGFSPKTVSRVINGGEKVKEETYRAIQKVIDELSYVPNAYAKNLTKKETTNILISVKKIDSFPLIWFQTLLDRVLQTCKEFGVNAIVEYFGEEDTIRNSIISSTGSLIDGVIVFYESKDDIRINYLQKNNMPFIVFGESRTPDVVYVSNNNFQATYDMMELVTKENIKSMLLLMGGESLVNKDREKGIRTFLTDKNYLMDLQVIYGLTTIDSVYSYAINNLSNQNHPDMIFVSGDEKVQGLIRACYEKGITIPDDISIIGFDNIPISQYYTPALSTISPNYAMLAQKMIEGVLAIINGENIESVEISSKIIRRQSF